A window of Phragmites australis chromosome 2, lpPhrAust1.1, whole genome shotgun sequence genomic DNA:
AAGATAAACTGTATATTGCTTGTAAATATCTTATCTGATGTCGAATAATTGTTATATCACGTTCTACTTTGAAGATAGCAAATCAATGTAAGACTCAAACGTAGAAGGGAATGTACAAACATGGCAACAGTTACAGTAGCAAATGTCTGGGATAACTTAATTTCAGTTATTTTGTGGAGCAAACATATTTAGGATTGccaataaaatttgttaaaaTAAACTCTGAAAAGGACCAACCATGATTTATAGGACCATCTGTCTGAATTGTAAATTTCTCTGTGTTCAAAATTATCTCTGCTTGCAATAGTCGGCCAACATCAAATGGTTCTGGAGCATATGTAAATTTGGTTGCTCCTACAGCAAGGCATCACAGCATCTTAACATATATGTGAATAAAGGAGAACAAAAACAATTATAACAATTTCTGGAATGACTAAATAAGATGCAAAAAAGTACAGATGCTCTAGAGAAACATAGTCATTGTAAAGATTGCTTGGAAATGATCCTGTTTCTTTGAATGACATTGGAAGAAGTCCTGCTAGCTCTGTTTTTATAACGTACCTGATATGAGCTCTCTAATGCCTCCAGAAACTACACGGTACCACTGAATTGGACAATTTGCGATGTCCGGAGCACCATCAACTCGAGGGATAATACGGAACTGTGATCCAAGGGTATCAGAGCCTTCAAGATCAAAGAGGTCAGAGATATCCTCTTCCAGCCTCTTGATCATGGCAAGCTGAAGATAAAAGGTGATGGGTGGTGATAGATATGTAGGTCCACATTAATTGAACTAGGAGACCTCAATAATATGAATTATGCCCTATGTATCTGACAGGAGATACCTCTTTCTTTAGCTGATTGCAAAGTTGAGTTTTCTCTGAGATGAGAGCCCGCAGTGCTTGAAGCTCAAATTCCATGTCGAGGACCTATGAGTGTTTTTCATGGCCATTAGTAATAAACACACTGTTCCACATATTACGAGAAGACGGTTTGCTTCTTTACTAGCTATATCAAAGGACCAAAtagtgaagataaaaaaaagggCCAAATAGTGGAGAATATATAGCATGCCAATTAAGAATTGGATACAAGATATTGAAAGAAACACAAAAACTGTACCCCCACAGAGGAAACATGATAACCGATGATGTGACACAAACCTTGCTTGGCTGGTGTAGCATTTTTATTCTTCTAGCCTCTCGAACCTCTTTCCTAAGTTCCTCTATCTCCTGATTAGGTGACAAAAATCAAGATACGTATCAATATGGCGACTGGCTATATACAAACGATGCAATAGTCACAGGTCAGTGTATGAGTAAAGCAGCATGCAAGTTCATTATGAAATAAGCACCTCCTTCTCCCTGCTACTTGACGCAGAATCATGCACCTGCAATGCTTTCTCCACCTTTTCTATCGCAGCTCTAGCCTTTTCAATTTCGGCAAGCGCAAGAGCTCTTTCCTCTTCAGCCACTTTACGGGCATCTTCAGTAGCCTAAAATACAAACATGAACAATGTAACTcacataagtattaaggttcAATTATTAGTGCTTACCAAAACCAAAAGAGCTCATAATTACTTTTTGCAAATCATGTGAAATTGATGGTTTCTCAGTGTTCCCAAAAAACACCTTTCGTTCCAGTTAAAACATGTGTATCACATGCATATGCTATAAAACCATGTTACCATAATTATGTTGTAACCTCGTGACAAAACAAAGCAAGGTTCTTTGAGGCCTCATGTCAGCCTTCAGGCTTTCAGATTTGATTCATTACACAGTTTAAAAAGGTTAGGAAACTAATTAGACACTGATTAAAAGCTGTGACAGACCTGTTTGAGGAAGTTAGCCAACTTTTTTACTTCAGCCTTCTCATAAATTAATTCCCCTTCTCGTTGTGTCAGCTGGACAGCTAGTGCCTCCACCTGATAGCACATAATTTCATAATCACGTAGATTTTCCCCGACTAAAAGTAGCATAGAAGGGGGAAACAATTAAATTTACGATCTGAATGTAGTATAGACACTTAGATCAAGAAATGGATCTACAAGAGGCTTATAATGGCACACAAATATTAGCAAGTCATGAAATTTGTCTAGAGAAGAGGTTAACCAGTGAGATAGCTTCCTCAGCATCATCTCTATTTCGACCAGCTACACGGCCTTTCAGCGTGTCTAAAACATCTCTGAGCTTCTTCAGAAGAACTTGCCTGTCTAATGAAGCTGCTTCTCGCCTCTTAGCCTGAAATATGAAGTAACAACTTCAGAATGGAATTCCATTTCAATGAGTAATTTAACACTTGAATGTGAATATTTATCAAAGTAAGACGTAAATCATAGGTGCGGGTCATAGAAGTTTGTATTTAACTTCCCATGTGTTCATCCATTTCTTTCCAAACAACATGCTGTTTTGGAAATTGGAGCAACTTCATGAAAGAGAGGCAAACTGACTTCAGAAGTTGATTTGAGCTAGAAATGAGGATTGAGATAAAGCAATAGATTTGAGCACTGGAGCAAGCCACAGATGCTATTAATGTGAACACAATTTCATTCTTTCCCCTGTTGTCATTTCACTAACTATTAATGTTTTTATCCAGATCCAATTGCATCTGCATCATTCCCACACAAGGAATTCATGCGGAATTTCCAAGTGATGGTTCTTGTCAGGGCCTCAGGGGTGAATAATATTGTTGCTAATAAAAACAGCTTTCATCTTTGCATCAGGATTTCCTGAAAGATATCTTTGACAAAAGTAAGTACAGGAAAACTGAGTAGAATACCTCTTCAGACAACTTGGAAGCGCCAGACAGACCCTTCTCAAACTTCTCCTTGAGATCACGCACCGAGAGACGCCTTCGCTGCTCTAGTAGCTGTGCTGTTTCCTTCGCAACAATCTCCTTGAGAGGTACAGCCTCATGTGTCTCCTCTGGATCAATGATTTGGTTGTTCAGCCCAATCCGGTAGTCCGGGAAATGGCCCTTGGGGAAGTTAACATCAGATGAGACCAAATCAAGTGCCTCCTTCTGCACGCCTTCTCCAGAGTCATGGATGACCCTTGTCATGTGTGGTACTCTGACCACAAATTGAACAAGAGTATCTCAGTGCTTTTTTACACAACAAAaagtcacaactcacaacaATACAAGCACATCACAGTGGTTTTAGTTCATAATAGACTTATCATGTTTGCAATTTACACAGTTCATGGCAATCTAAAACAAGGCACAACTTTAAGTGGTGTAACTTTCAAAACTGAAACAGCtccaattca
This region includes:
- the LOC133908954 gene encoding stomatal closure-related actin-binding protein 1-like, translating into MTRVIHDSGEGVQKEALDLVSSDVNFPKGHFPDYRIGLNNQIIDPEETHEAVPLKEIVAKETAQLLEQRRRLSVRDLKEKFEKGLSGASKLSEEAKRREAASLDRQVLLKKLRDVLDTLKGRVAGRNRDDAEEAISLVEALAVQLTQREGELIYEKAEVKKLANFLKQATEDARKVAEEERALALAEIEKARAAIEKVEKALQVHDSASSSREKEEIEELRKEVREARRIKMLHQPSKVLDMEFELQALRALISEKTQLCNQLKKELAMIKRLEEDISDLFDLEGSDTLGSQFRIIPRVDGAPDIANCPIQWYRVVSGGIRELISGATKFTYAPEPFDVGRLLQAEIILNTEKFTIQTDGPINHAAGLECYVDSLMKRTDTEFNVVVTQMNGRDYSSNSVHVFHIGKLRIKLRKGWSTKARESYSTTMKLCGSRGGGNAAAKAVFWQARKGLSYTLAFETDRDRNAAIILARKFASNCNVVLTGPGDQVHGGR